In Papaver somniferum cultivar HN1 chromosome 1, ASM357369v1, whole genome shotgun sequence, a genomic segment contains:
- the LOC113296184 gene encoding NDR1/HIN1-like protein 10, with translation MKFHVVDASLTKFYLTNDDILHYNLAVKISVRNGNKLEGISYPRIRSNPSCYGKDLPWVPLPSFRQGTKNTTMLYSVFQGKTSFKLRGSNLKDINNDQRDGSYSISLYLYITTQLKFAGGGKSVLRDFVVNCGLFRLHLLGSSSSNNQTGSGGLFKTKRCENHPRDQTYDDTFY, from the coding sequence ATGAAGTTTCACGTCGTTGATGCTTCATTAACAAAGTTCTACTTAACCAACGATGATATACTTCATTACAATCTTGCAGTAAAGATTTCAGTCAGGAACGGTAACAAGTTGGAGGGTATCTCTTATCCTCGTATTCGCTCTAACCCTTCCTGTTACGGTAAGGATTTGCCTTGGGTTCCTTTGCCGTCTTTTCGGCAAGGCACTAAGAATACAACAATGCTTTATTCTGTATTTCAGGGAAAAACCTCGTTCAAGCTGCGGGGTTCTAATCTTAAAGATATCAATAATGATCAGAGGGATGGAAGTTATAGCATTTCTCTATATCTCTACATTACGACCCAGTTGAAGTTTGCTGGTGGTGGAAAGAGTGTCCTACGCGATTTCGTAGTTAACTGTGGATTATTCAGACTTCATTTGTTGGGTTCCTCTTCTTCAAATAATCAAACAGGAAGTGGTGGCTTATTTAAAACTAAGAGATGCGAAAACCATCCCAGAGACCAGA